The Anolis carolinensis isolate JA03-04 chromosome 1, rAnoCar3.1.pri, whole genome shotgun sequence genome window below encodes:
- the gpr132 gene encoding probable G-protein coupled receptor 132 — protein MCNSTDMPYEDSRQLLVVVYSVIFAVGLPTNFLTAILTIMQIRRKNITAVYLLGLSLCELMYLSTLPLWIIYVQNDHKWTMGMQSCHVTGYIFFCNIYISILLLCCISADRYVAVVQALESRGKWYRSQTTATVITVALFTMVAVIYCPVFFVDKSTTCFESPFNPQLAYYNVSRFFVGFIAPLLLLSFMNYKIFQSIKTSCSLSPLQKAKVKRLAIAVIVIFLICFAPYHCILLIRAIFYLLYPNENCGFEKKSYTTSVVFLCFSTANAAADPFIYVLASENARKEICRTFQFCGFQLSSGSQTEITKVQDSLPQISPRKETLTDGNPQNR, from the coding sequence ATGTGCAATTCCACTGATATGCCATATGAAGACAGCCGGCAGCTTCTGGTTGTTGTGTACAGCGTCATTTTTGCGGTGGGACTCCCAACCAACTTCTTAACAGCCATCCTCACCATCATGCAGATCCGGAGGAAAAACATCACTGCCGTCTACCTGCTTGGCCTGTCACTGTGCGAGCTGATGTACTTGAGCACCCTCCCGCTCTGGATCATCTATGTGCAAAATGACCACAAGTGGACAATGGGGATGCAGTCATGCCATGTGACCGGCTACATCTTCTTCTGCAACATCTACATCAGCATCCTCCTCTTGTGCTGTATTTCCGCCGATCGTTACGTGGCGGTCGTACAGGCCCTGGAGAGCCGGGGAAAATGGTATCGGAGCCAAACAACTGCTACTGTGATCACAGTTGCTCTCTTCACTATGGTTGCGGTGATCTATTGCCCTGTGTTTTTTGTGGATAAGAGCACCACGTGCTTTGAATCACCCTTCAACCCTCAGTTGGCCTATTACAATGTCTCCCGCTTCTTTGTGGGCTTTATTGCCCCTTTGCTGCTCCTGAGTTTCATGAACTACAAAATCTTCCAAAGCATTAAGACCAGCTGTAGCCTCAGCCCACTGCAGAAAGCCAAAGTGAAGCGCCTGGCTATTGCTGTCATTGTCATCTTTCTTATCTGCTTTGCTCCCTACCACTGCATTCTGCTCATACGTGCCATCTTCTACTTACTGTACCCAAATGAGAACTGTGGTTTTGAGAAAAAGAGCTACACCACGTCAGTGGTGTTCCTGTGCTTTTCCACTGCCAACGCTGCAGCTGACCCGTTCATCTATGTGCTGGCCAGCGAAAATGCCAGAAAGGAAATATGCCGAACTTTCCAGTTCTGTGGGTTTCAGCTCTCCAGTGGTTCGCAGACAGAGATTACCAAGGTTCAGGATTCTCTTCCTCAGATATCTCCACGAAAGGAGACACTTACAGATGGAAATCCACAGAACAGGTAG